AACTTCCCGGAATTATTTTTAAATAGTCAGGATATTCAGCTTCTACTACATTAAAAAGCACTTCTATTTCATCATCTTCAAATTCAAAAAGTACCTGAGAACCACTTTGAATGATCTTTATTTTTTCGCTTTTTGCAGAAGACAAAATAGATCTCAATTCATCCATACTTTTTAGAGATAAAAGAAAGGAAGAGAGTACACTTTCATTTTCCAGTTGTTTTTCAGAGAGAGCTAATCTATAACCATCTGAAGCAACTAAATTCAAAAATCCGCCTTTTCTAAAATCCCAATAAACTGCATTTAAGTTTCTTGAAAGAGAGGAAGAATCTTTTTGAGCACAAAATATTACTTTATCTATCATGTTTGAAATAATATTTCTTTCTATAACTATAGAATTTCCAAGAACATCGAAAACTAAAGAGGGGTATTCTTCTGGATCCATAATGGGGAGTTTAAAGTTTGAATTATCTGCACTTATTTTTAACACACTATCTAAAGAAAGCTTTGCCTTTTCAGCTGAAAGGTTAGACAATATTTCTAAAAAAATTCTTTGTTCAACAACACAACCAAAAGCGCCATCAGTATTTTCTACTTTCAACCATTTATGAAATCCGGTTTGTAAATCAGTGGCATATATATGTAAAAAATTTTCTTTGGTTTCTAATTTTACTCCAGATAAGATAGGATTTGTGGTCTTTTTTGATACAGCGTTGTTCGTTAGTTCTACAGCATTTTTTAAAGCTTTAATATCTACTTCGATTTCCATTTGTCTTCCTCCTTTTGGAGAATCTAATTACTTACTTTAGAAATTCCATAATCCTTATTATATATTTTAGTTTTGATTTTTTACAAAATACCTTTTTGGTACTCGTCCCAACAAAGGGAAACACTCCGCCGTGAACCCTTAAAGTTCAAAAGATCATTTTCTGAAAATTTCTATAAAGTCCTAAAGAATCTAAGAATATCATTATTATTTTACACTAAAAATTAAAC
This is a stretch of genomic DNA from Petrotoga sp. 9PWA.NaAc.5.4. It encodes these proteins:
- the dnaN gene encoding DNA polymerase III subunit beta, yielding MEIEVDIKALKNAVELTNNAVSKKTTNPILSGVKLETKENFLHIYATDLQTGFHKWLKVENTDGAFGCVVEQRIFLEILSNLSAEKAKLSLDSVLKISADNSNFKLPIMDPEEYPSLVFDVLGNSIVIERNIISNMIDKVIFCAQKDSSSLSRNLNAVYWDFRKGGFLNLVASDGYRLALSEKQLENESVLSSFLLSLKSMDELRSILSSAKSEKIKIIQSGSQVLFEFEDDEIEVLFNVVEAEYPDYLKIIPGSFITKIKTKTSDFLNIMKRLSIAAGKDEYALLNIEEGHIIFYASSPDVGEAREEIDVEQEGKNIEIAYSPRYFREALERIETVEFEFNISGEETPTILKPFQDDSYMFIIMPKRKA